Proteins from a single region of Deltaproteobacteria bacterium:
- a CDS encoding PilZ domain-containing protein, translating into MVNGDKKDKQDYVLLRPDRRKNLRNPLLVLKVKVESDSKSFFGYAKVIGRGGMFITSVNPKNIGEGFFIEFTLPDKTVARCKCCVMWRREFVPRSQHEPGMGIKFLDLSEDIRNKIDEWVKKG; encoded by the coding sequence ATGGTAAATGGTGACAAAAAAGACAAACAGGACTATGTGCTTCTGCGTCCCGACAGGAGAAAAAACTTAAGAAACCCCCTCCTTGTCCTCAAGGTCAAGGTGGAGTCGGACAGCAAAAGTTTTTTCGGCTACGCAAAGGTTATAGGCAGGGGCGGGATGTTCATTACATCTGTTAATCCCAAAAATATTGGAGAAGGGTTTTTTATAGAGTTTACCCTCCCTGACAAAACTGTGGCAAGATGCAAGTGCTGTGTTATGTGGCGCAGAGAATTTGTCCCAAGGTCTCAGCATGAGCCAGGCATGGGTATAAAATTTCTGGATTTATCTGAAGATATAAGAAACAAGATCGATGAGTGGGTAAAGAAGGGCTAA
- a CDS encoding nitroreductase family protein, producing MDEKLKTFYDLFERRKSIREFADREIEKDKLERLLEALRRAQSAANCQPWHFIIIEKADRKKLDNVFIKEGFKAAPLIIAACAEPSKAWVRKADGKNYAWVDVTIALTEMIAVATAEGLGTCWIAAIDPLRVKDILDIPSHIEVVALIAIGYPKVPLVKEEKNRKTLESIIHYGKW from the coding sequence ATGGATGAAAAGCTTAAAACCTTTTATGATTTGTTTGAGCGAAGAAAAAGCATCAGGGAATTTGCGGACAGGGAAATAGAAAAAGACAAGCTTGAGCGTCTTCTTGAGGCGCTCAGAAGGGCGCAGAGCGCGGCCAATTGCCAGCCGTGGCATTTTATAATAATTGAAAAAGCGGATAGAAAAAAATTAGATAATGTGTTCATAAAAGAAGGGTTTAAAGCCGCGCCGCTTATTATTGCCGCATGTGCAGAGCCCTCAAAGGCATGGGTCAGAAAGGCGGACGGCAAAAACTATGCGTGGGTTGATGTAACCATTGCACTAACTGAGATGATAGCTGTTGCAACGGCAGAGGGGCTTGGAACTTGCTGGATTGCGGCAATTGACCCATTAAGGGTTAAAGATATTCTCGACATACCTTCTCATATAGAGGTAGTTGCGCTAATAGCAATCGGTTATCCAAAAGTCCCTCTTGTAAAAGAAGAGAAGAACAGGAAGACATTGGAGAGTATTATTCACTATGGTAAATGGTGA